TTCTACTTCCACTCGGCCTACTGGCTCGACGGCGGACAGATCACGTCGGGCGACCTCCGCGCCCGCGGCTGCCCCTGAGCCCGGAGCTCCGGTCTCCGCACCCCCCGGCCCCCCGCTGCTGTCCGCTGCTGTGAGCACTTGGCCACCTGGTGGGTGGCTGAGCGCTCACAGCACGGATGTTGGGCCCGGCTCGAGTCGAGGGAGGGCCGGGGTGGTCGAGTGGAGGGAGGGCCGGGGTGGACGGGTGGCGTCCGCGCTGGGGAGCGGGTGGCGTGCGCGCTGGGGAGCAGGAGGCGTGCGCGCTGGAGATCAGGAGGCGAGGTCGCGGCGGATGTCGTGGAGGTGGTGGGCGACCTCGTGCTCGGTGTGCACCGCCACCCACCGCAAGTTCTGCTCGGTGCGGACCGGGAAGTTGTAGACGACGGTGAGGTCCCAGTCGTCGGGGGCGAGCTGGGCGAGCACCCCCTCGAACATGACGGCGGCCTGTTCGAGTTGCGTCGCGACGTCGACGGGGTCCTGGGCGCGGTAGCCGTCGAGCTCGACCCGCTCGTCGCGTCCCATCGGGACGACCTTGTCGCCGAGTCCGCGTCGCATCATCAGCACGCGCTCGCGCTGCACGAGCAGCACGTCGCGCACGTGGCAGGCGTACTCGAGCGGCGACCACACGGCGGGTTCGGGTCGACGGCGCGCGCGATCGGCAGACGTCGACCGCAGCAGCGCGGCAGTCTCGCCCGCCAGCACCCGGATGCGGCCTGCGGCGCCTACGGACCGGGCTTCGTCGTAGCGCAGCGCGCCGGGGAGGTTCACGTCGGCCCCGTCAGCGCCGAGCAATGGGAACGAGCAGTCGGGACAGGAGGCCACGCCAGGAGATTACGGCCCACCACGGCCCCGGCGGGCGGCGTACGCTGAGCGGCCGTGCCGGCTTGGAAGGTCATCGAAGAGCAGGAACCGGAATTCGCGGCTCGGGTGCGCCGTCTGTTGGACGCGGGGCGTCACAAGACGATCGCGACCCTGCGCGCCGACGGCTCGCCACGCATCTCGGGCATCGAGTGCGAGTTCGTCGACGGCGACCTGCGCTTCGGGTCGATGACCGCGGCGCGCAAGGGCGCCGACCTCCGCCGCGACCCCCGGTTCGCCCTCCACGGCCCGACCTTCCACCCCATCGAGGGCAAGGAGGGCGAGTGGCCGGGTGAGGCGAAGATCGCCGGCGTCGCCACCCCGGGTGGCCCCGTGCCCGCCGACGAGGCCGGCGAGGCGCCCGACGGCGAGATGTTCGTCGCCGACATCACCGAGGTCGTCATCACGGGGCTCGACGCCGCCGCCACCAAGCTGGTCGTTCAGTGGTGGACGCCCGAGCACGGCCTCCGCGCCGTCGAGCGTGACTGATCGCAGGCCGGCGCCATGTCCTACTGATGAGGCCTGCGACCGGGCCGGGTCAGCGGCGCGGTGCGTCGGCCGCGCGGCGACGTTCGAGCGTTCCCGCGCGCTCCCGGGAGGCCACCTCATGGCCACGGGAGGCCCAGCGCCTTCGCGGCGCTGCTGAGCTTCATGACCAGGCGCCATGATTGGCCCGGCAGCCGGCGGAAGTCGTGATGCTCGTAGAAGGCGACGGCATCGTCATCGATCGCATCGACGATGACCACCCTCCCTCCGGCACGGCGGGCCGCCGCGATGATGGTGTCGAGCGCTCGGACGAGCAGTTCGGCACCCATGCCGCGGCCCTGGATGGCCGAGTCGAGCGCCAGCTTCGCGAGCAAGATCCCCGGGATCTGCTGTGGGGCGCCTCGGGCCAGGCGCGGTGGGGCGTCATCGCGGGACAACAGGTGGGGTGCGAGCGCGAAGTAGCCGCAGACCCGCTCATGTTCGTCGACCAGGATGTAGGTGCGCGTCCCCTGCCCCGTGGCCCTCTGGGCGTGGGATCGCAGCCAGTCGTCGAGGTCCATGTTGCCGCACGTGAACTCCGAGAGGTCGTGGTCGGCGAGCCGCTCGACCCGGTACGTCACCGTGCAATGATGCGCGGCGAACGGTGGGAGCGCCTCGCCGCCTTCGACAGGCCTGGGGTCGGCTCGGCCTCGTCGAGGGCTACGACGAGCCTGTCGAAGTAGTCGGCCGGCACGACCGTGGTGGTGGCCGCGGTGATGATCTCGTCGGCTCGGTTGACCGCGGCGCCGACCATGAACGTCGACACCGGGAGGCCTGCAATCGAGGCAGCTTGTTCGATGTGCGCACGCTCGGTGGGGGACAAGCGTGCCTCCACGCGATCGGTCTTGATGGCCACCATGCCTCCTGCGCTTCTGTGCCTATGTACGCACGATTGTACGGCGGATGTCGGACTAGGCCAACGAAGAGGCGGCATCACCCACGCGCGTCCACCTGGCGTGGCTCGGCCGGGCTGACTCACGTGTCAGGTATCGCCAGCGCCACGCGGACCGCTGTCGACGCCCGCAGATCGCGGGCAAGGTCGGCGAGTTGAGCGAGCTTCGGCCGGGGTTGGTCCAGGTAGCGGCGCGACGCCGGGTGAGCGGTGGTGTCGCCGACCAGGTGGCCTAGGCGGAACGCGTCGACGACGGTTCGCTCCCGGTCGGTGATCCAGAACCGCTCGCCGCCGGCCTCCGTCACTTCGATGCGTCCAAGCTCGTAGCTCGCGGCTCGAAACACGTGGACCATCGTGGGCGGGTGGTCGATGGTGGTGTCACCCTTCGGGGACGGCGAGATGGACCGCCGATAGGATCACATCGGTGAGGTCCCAGTAGGACAGCGCGGAGCCCACGACGATCATCCCGTGGTGCGACCGGGCACACACCGCAATGAAGTGGATGTTGCCGACGCCAGCGGTGTCGGCCAGCTGATACAGCCCGCGGGACAGCTTCAGCATCTCGCCGTTGTCCGCGGAAGTTGAGTCCCAGGTGGTGGTGTAGTGGGTGTCGAGGCCGGGCCGCAGATTGCCGTTCGAGAGTATGGCGCGTCGCTTCGCCCCGTTGAGGACTTGGACCTGGATTCACTTCCTCTCCTGCAGCTGGTCGACCTGATAGAAGATAGGTCAAGGGGAGGATTGCCAGATGAAACGATCCAGCCGATCGATACGCTGGGCGATGCGTTCCATTTCTACGCCGCGATGGCCGGCCGTGAAAGGGCCGCCAGGGGGCCACGTTGACCGCTCAGAGCTGAGTCGGCCCATGTTGGGGCCCGGTGAACGGTGAAGGAGCCGATGGAGATCGATAGTGCTGAGAAGAAGGCCCGCCGCCGCCGTTTGCTCATCATCGTCATGGTCGTAATTGTGGCAGTCGGATCCTGGTCGCTGTGGGGTGCACACGTTGCTCACCAGAACCGGTCGAAGGTGTCTGCAGCTCGTCGCGAGGCCGAAAGCAAGTTCAAGCCAGTTGATGTCCAGATGGTGGCTACAGCCTTTGCCGATCGCTCGACGCGCGGCTTGTACGGAATGTCAATACCTGGTCTTCCATCACTACGTCTCAGCACCCCGCTGTGGCTGGTCTTCCCGACGGGAACAAGCATGAGGCTCGAGGTCGAAGTCGTCGGTACAACGGGTCGCTGCCTCATAGTCGGTGTAACAGGCCCGGCGCCGAACAAGGTTCTGACCAGCGAGCATCGATGCAAATGACAGCGTCGAACGCCTGATGGCCGGCCAGGCTGCGCCCAGCAATAAGGCGACTCACCTCGGGTCGGGCAGGCCGAGATATGCCCAAACGGCCGCACCGCGGAGATGCGCGAGCAGGGACCCCGCGACGGCGAGCACCGACCGGTACTCGTCCGTGCCGCGATAGCCGTTTCGGCCCGCTCGACCGCCGGCGAAAACTGCGCTGACCCGCACTTTCGCGCTGGTCAGGTTGTGTCGGAGGGCCAACCCGCGAGATCCAGTACCTGCCACTGGCGCCTTCGTACACATCATCCCTCGGCCAGGGTCCGGAGCTGAGGCGCGGTCTCTGCAAGATCGCTGTCGCCGCTTGCGACGCCCATGACCAGTCCGTACACCGCGTCGTTCGAGATCCCGGTGACCCTGGCGCCATTGATCTCCAGGAACACGGCGGTCGCCAACCAGCCGAGTCGCTTGTTGCCGTCGACGAGGGCATGGTGCTGCACGATGGAGTGGAGCAACGCAGCCGCCTTCGACCAGATGTCGGGGTAGGCGTCCTCGCCGAAAGCGGTCGCGGGCGGCCGTGCTGCCGCGGAGCCGAGCAGGCCGAGATCACGGATCGGCGCCGGATCGCCGAGCAAGCTGATCGCCAGCTCGACGAGGTCATCGGTGTCGAGGTACTCGAACTGCCGGCTCACCCACCGAGGCGCTCGAGCGCCTCGCCGTGCGCCGCCTTCACCCGCCCCGAGGCGGCCGCGACGCGGCTCCGGTGCTCACCGATCTGGACGTACTCCCGCACCGCCCGTCGTGCGGCGTCCTGCATCGAGATGCCCTCCGCCGCGGCGCGGCTCCGAAGGGCCGCGTGCTCCTCGTCCGTGAGCCGCAGGGTCATGGCCATGCAGACAACGGTATCAGTCTGACACCTACGCGGTCCGCGAGCTGCTTCCCGAGCGAAGTGGATCGGCCGGCTCCACTCGGCGATCGGGAGGGCGACTACATGTCGAGGATCCTCATCTCCGCGATGCCGACGCCTGCGGCGCCGGCCAGTCAGATCGACGAGAAGCTGGTGTCGTACTCGTTGGCCATGCGAGCGATCATCCCGTCGTAGTGGAACGGCTCACCCGGCTGCGGCGCAGGCGCGGCTGTCACGAGCCGGAACGGGGTGCCGTCGTTCGGTCCATCGATGACAACGACGCCCACCCCGTCGAACCCCGTCTCGCGCGTGTTCGATCGGCGAGGCATTTCGGCGATCTTCTCCAGCGTGCGCACCAGCGAGCGAGGCTGCGGCTCCTCCGTGAAGACACGATCGGCCTTCGACAGGTCGAACTTGTTCATGTCCGAGGACGCGAACCGCCCCGACGCATTGATGATGGCGAAACCGATGGCGAGTGCCTGACGGCTGGCGCCGTGCACACAGAGGTGGGACGAGTTGAGCTCGTCGTAGAGACGAGGCAGCGCGCGTATGTGCGCCGTCATCGTCGCCTTGGCCTCGAGCGCGATCAGGACCGCGCCGACGGGCGCCACCGGTAGCTCGGGGAGCTCCTCGAGGATCATCCGCTGCCGAGCGGAGAGGGGAATCGAGTACCGCTCTGCCAACTGACCAAACGTGATTCGTCGGTCCGGCTCTCCCTCGGGGCGAGCAAGTACCAGGTCCAGATCCTTCTTTCGGCCCGTGCCGAAGTCCCGCATCGTGTGGTTCACGCCGAGGATGACCTTGCCCTCGGCGACGTGTCGTCGGAGCAACGCCGACGAGCTCAGGAGGTCGAGGCCGATGCCCCAGCATGCGACCTTCGAGTGTCGGTCGCTACGGGAGTGGTACTGCCACCGATTCCCGTACTTGTCGGCGATCGTCGCGTCGCGCAGCGCTTCGACGAGAATCGCGGGCCCCTCCATCGATCCGATCGTAGGTGAGGCCGGAACCAGCTCCGGGGACCCGGTGCGCAAGTCAGCGCACGACCGACTCGATCCGGTCCGCAGCCGTGACGGGGTCCTCATGCTCCCAGATCCGGATGACGGTCCACCCCGCCTCGGTGAGCCGACGGTTGGTGTCGCGGTCTCGCCGCACGTTCGCGTCGAGCTTCTCGCGCCACCACTCGCTGTTCGCCTTCGGTGAGGTGGCGTGGACCGGACAGCGGTGCCAGAAACAGCCGTCCACGTACACAGCGATCTGAGCCTTTGTGAACACCAGGTCGGCACGCCGTCGAAGACCGGGGATCGGAGCGACGTCGACGCGGTAGCGAAGTCCCCTCCGCCACACCTCGCGACGAATGGCCAGCTCCGCTGCTGTATCCCTCCGGGCCTGGCGCTGCATCCGTGTGCGCACGACCGCCGACGAGGCGGCGGGACGACCCGGGGGGCGGGCCTCAGGCGACAGAGAGCTCCTCCGCCATGTAGGCGGCATGCTCGGCGACGTCGTCCAGGAATCCGTCGACGAACCGCAGGGTGCCGCGCTCTGCCCGGGACAGGAATCCCGCGCTCGCCCGAGCCGACAGAGGCTGAGCCTCCTGCAGATCGACGATCTCGTGGAGATGGAGATACGGCTCTCGGGTGGGCCACATGGACACGTTCACCGCCCAGATCTTGCCCTTCGCCCCGAATGCCGCGGTGGGCCAACGCCCGCCAGCCTTCATCGGTTCTCCGTCGAGGATCGGCTCACCAGGGTCACGCAGGCGACGGCCGACCCAGGCCGACACGCCGACGGTGACAGCGTTGCCGGTCAGCTTCCATCGGGGGCCCTTGCGACCCGGCCCGTCGGCTGCAGGTGAGGTCCAGCCGGCGGGGAATCCCTGCATCTGCTCGGCCTCTTCGACCACCGGCAGGACGATCCGGCGACCGAGCGCTGCCGAGGGGTTCCAGATCCCAGGCTGAGACGGGATTCCGACCGTGGAGCCGCCCTTGAGAGTGGGCACTGCGTCCCGTGCCCAACCGAGGCCACGGAGACCTTCGGTCCAGTAGAAGCCGCACGTCTCGTCCGAGAACCACTCCGGACCGGGCTCGCCTTCATCGTCGGAGAAGAGCACGGCACGCGGATCGAGGGTCTGGGACGCCAGGAAGATGACTCGCTGGCGTCGCTGAGGCACGCCGGTGAAGCGCGAGTCCACGAGGCGATACGCCCACCGATAGCCGAGAGCCTCCAACTCATCGACGAGGTACTGCATGGCCGCCCCGCCGTCGAGCACGAGCATGTTTCTGACGTTCTCGAGCAGCAACATCGGCGCACGGGGACGACGGATCAAGCGGAACACTTCTGAGACGAGACCCGATGCGCGTCCATTGATGCCGTCCATTCGCCCCGCCTGGGACAGATCCGTGCACGGGAAGCCGGCCGACACCAGATCGACCTTCGGCAGCGATCGAAGGTCGCGCACATCCTCGACGAGAGGGACGTCCGGGAACCTCGCCGCGAGCACGCGGTGAGCCGGGTCCCAATACTCGCAGAGCAACGCGGCTTCGCCGCCGTGGCGGGCGAGACCTCGCTCGATCCCTCCGATGCCGGCGAACAATCCAGCGATGCTGAAGGGTTCCCCGGTCATGGGCGCCAAACTACATTGCTGAAACTCGGCATCGAACGGACCTCGGGTGAGAGCAATCGGGTCGAACAGGCGTTCGTCACCGTAGCTCGAGTCGGACGGGTGTTGCATGGACCGCTCCAGGTTCGGAGCGCCGGTCTCGGCGCTGTCATCTCCTGGGGCGGAACTCGAGCCGTCTCTGCCCGACGACCCGGGCGGCGTACGCCCGGCAGCCCCCCGGGAAGATCGGACGACTGAGCTGGCTCCACCATACGAGCAGAAGATCGGGATCACAGTGATAGGCCATGCTCCGCCGTCTGAGGGGCGAGCCCTCTGCTCGTCCGACGACCTCAACGACCTCGGTCGGGCGCTTGGAGCCTGGAAGCGAGCCGCTACGCCACCGACGAGCAGGTACTGACCTGGTGACGATCGAACACCTCGACCACTCGGTCGACGTCGAGCGGCGGGTGATCGCCCACCAGATCAAGCCGAGCGCTCGGCGGTCTCCCGCTCCCGCCTCCGCTCTTCGAGAAACTCGAGGACCGCCTCGGCACTGTCCAGTCGCCGGCCGTCGTTGGTGATCGACCCGTCGTCGTCAGTCGCGAGGCCACCGCCAGCGACGAACGCTGTCGCCTCATCCGTGCCGTAGACACGCTTCACCAAAGCCATGGGTTCAAGGCAAGCTGCCTGCGGTCGACGGTCGATCTCGTGGGGCGCGTCACAGGAGGTCCGTCTATTGATCAGCGAACGGCCTGGAGGTGGGCGTTCACGAGCGCGAGGTCGAGCTCGTGCGGATCGACCGGCCTGCCGACCCATCCGCTCAGGTGCTCGTGCTCCTCGTGGCTGGGGTCGGCCAGCACCGTGAGGAGGTGCTCGTAGCCCCAGGAGCCGCCGACGTCCTCGGGCGGGCAGGCGTTGGCGCCGTCGAGGCAGACGGCGAACTTCAGGCCCTTCGGCATCCGCCAGACGCGGTGGACGGTGACGTCGTGGTCCCATGAGTCGCCGAAGTCGTACTCGTAGGTGAAGCGCTCGTTCGACCCGATGGCGGTGACGACGGTGAAGTCCTTCTCCTGCAGCTCGCCGTCCGGGTACTCGTCGAACTGCATCCCGTAGTGGTTGCCACCGATCTCGAAGGCGTGGAGGTGGCAGTCCTCCCACCCCATCGCCGCCTGGAACATGGGGTGCAACTTG
The sequence above is a segment of the Acidimicrobiales bacterium genome. Coding sequences within it:
- a CDS encoding DinB family protein: MASCPDCSFPLLGADGADVNLPGALRYDEARSVGAAGRIRVLAGETAALLRSTSADRARRRPEPAVWSPLEYACHVRDVLLVQRERVLMMRRGLGDKVVPMGRDERVELDGYRAQDPVDVATQLEQAAVMFEGVLAQLAPDDWDLTVVYNFPVRTEQNLRWVAVHTEHEVAHHLHDIRRDLAS
- a CDS encoding GNAT family N-acetyltransferase; the encoded protein is MTYRVERLADHDLSEFTCGNMDLDDWLRSHAQRATGQGTRTYILVDEHERVCGYFALAPHLLSRDDAPPRLARGAPQQIPGILLAKLALDSAIQGRGMGAELLVRALDTIIAAARRAGGRVVIVDAIDDDAVAFYEHHDFRRLPGQSWRLVMKLSSAAKALGLPWP
- a CDS encoding very short patch repair endonuclease, with the translated sequence MPPTWRRSSLSPEARPPGRPAASSAVVRTRMQRQARRDTAAELAIRREVWRRGLRYRVDVAPIPGLRRRADLVFTKAQIAVYVDGCFWHRCPVHATSPKANSEWWREKLDANVRRDRDTNRRLTEAGWTVIRIWEHEDPVTAADRIESVVR
- a CDS encoding DUF1778 domain-containing protein, which encodes MAIKTDRVEARLSPTERAHIEQAASIAGLPVSTFMVGAAVNRADEIITAATTTVVPADYFDRLVVALDEAEPTPGLSKAARRSHRSPRIIAR
- a CDS encoding pyridoxamine 5'-phosphate oxidase family protein, with product MPAWKVIEEQEPEFAARVRRLLDAGRHKTIATLRADGSPRISGIECEFVDGDLRFGSMTAARKGADLRRDPRFALHGPTFHPIEGKEGEWPGEAKIAGVATPGGPVPADEAGEAPDGEMFVADITEVVITGLDAAATKLVVQWWTPEHGLRAVERD
- a CDS encoding plasmid pRiA4b ORF-3 family protein, coding for MPTPPGQAVVDCTIALREVQPRVWRRLLVPGSVRLDKLHPMFQAAMGWEDCHLHAFEIGGNHYGMQFDEYPDGELQEKDFTVVTAIGSNERFTYEYDFGDSWDHDVTVHRVWRMPKGLKFAVCLDGANACPPEDVGGSWGYEHLLTVLADPSHEEHEHLSGWVGRPVDPHELDLALVNAHLQAVR
- a CDS encoding Fic family protein, producing MSRQFEYLDTDDLVELAISLLGDPAPIRDLGLLGSAAARPPATAFGEDAYPDIWSKAAALLHSIVQHHALVDGNKRLGWLATAVFLEINGARVTGISNDAVYGLVMGVASGDSDLAETAPQLRTLAEG
- the dcm gene encoding DNA (cytosine-5-)-methyltransferase produces the protein MTGEPFSIAGLFAGIGGIERGLARHGGEAALLCEYWDPAHRVLAARFPDVPLVEDVRDLRSLPKVDLVSAGFPCTDLSQAGRMDGINGRASGLVSEVFRLIRRPRAPMLLLENVRNMLVLDGGAAMQYLVDELEALGYRWAYRLVDSRFTGVPQRRQRVIFLASQTLDPRAVLFSDDEGEPGPEWFSDETCGFYWTEGLRGLGWARDAVPTLKGGSTVGIPSQPGIWNPSAALGRRIVLPVVEEAEQMQGFPAGWTSPAADGPGRKGPRWKLTGNAVTVGVSAWVGRRLRDPGEPILDGEPMKAGGRWPTAAFGAKGKIWAVNVSMWPTREPYLHLHEIVDLQEAQPLSARASAGFLSRAERGTLRFVDGFLDDVAEHAAYMAEELSVA